The genomic window ATGGACTCTGCGGAAACCCAGCCCGAGCGCCCTCGCGCGACGATCGCCACCGGCACCGGGCGCTACGCCGACCCGTGGCATCCGTTCCCCGAGACATCTGCGCGCATCGCCGCAGCCCTGCGCGACGACGGCTGGGACGTCACGAACGACGACGACGTGGACCACGCCCTCGCCCATCTCGAGGGCGTCGACCTGCTCGTCGTGAACGCCGGCGACCCGTGGCGCCACGGCGACGTCGAGCTCGAGCACTTCGCCGACCCCGCCGCGGATGCGGGACTGACGGCCGCGATCGCCCGAGGCATGGGTATCGTCGCCGTGCACGCCTCGCTGTCGACGCTGCGCGACCATCCCGCCTGGCGTGAGGCCATCGGCGGCGAGTGGGAGCCCGGACGCTCCTGGCACCCGCCCATCGCGGACACGCACGTGCGGATCGTCGACGCCTCTCATCCGGTGAGCAACGGGATGCCGGGGATCGACGTATTCGACGAGCGCTACAGCGACCTCGCCGTCGACGACGGAGCCCGTGTGCTCGCCGAGCACGACGTGGACGGCACCGCCCACGCGGCGGTTTGGGCGCGCGAGCAGCCGACCCGCGCGGTCGTGTCGTCGCTCGGTCACGACGCGCGCGCGTACGACTCCCCCGAGCTCGTGGCGCTGATCCAGCGCGCGGCGCGCTGGGCTGCCCGCCTCTGACCCGCGGCATCCGTCGCTCGCCTGACGCCTGCCCCCGACGCCGGACGTCCTCGACAGAACGCCGGCCGCGGCATCCGCCTCTCGGCTGAGGCCTGCCGCCGACGCCGGACGTCCTCGACAGGTCAACCGCGCTTCCACAGGAGAGTGAAAGGAGTCAACCTCCTGCAGAAGGCCGGTTGACCTGTCGGAACGCCCGCTGGGCCACCCGCGTCTGACCCGCGGCCGGCGCCGACGCCGGACGTCCTCGACAGAACGCCGGCCGCGGCATCCGCCTCTCGGCTGACGCCTGCCGCCGACGCGGGACGTCCTCGACAGGTCAACCGCGCTTCCACAGGAGAATGAAAGGAATCAACCTCCTGTAGAAGGCCGGTTGACCTGTCGGAACCCGGGCCGCGGCATCCGTCCGTCCCTGTCGCGCGACAGGGACGCCACACCGGAGCGGGCAGAATGGAACGCGACGCCGCTCGGCGACCCGAACCCCACGGAGTGACATGACCTGGCTCGTGACCGGAGGCGCCGGCTACATCGGCGCCCACATCGTCCGCGCTCTCGCCGGTGCCGGGCTGACGCCCGTCGTCATCGACGACCTCTCGAGCGGACACGCGACGTTCGTGCCCGAGACCGTGGCGTTCGTGCGCGGCTCGATCCTCGATCGCGAGCTCGTCGAGCGGACGCTCCGTGAACACGCGGTCGACGGGGTCATCCACCTCGCCGGGTTCAAGTACGCCGGCGTCTCGGTGCAGCGCCCGCTGCACACCTACGCGCAGAACGTCGAGGGCACGCGCGTGCTCCTCGAGGCCATGCAGGCGGCGGATGTCGCGAACCTCGTCTTCTCGTCGTCGGCGGCCGTCTACGGCACGCCCGACGTGCCGCTCGTGACGGAGGACCTGCCCAAGCGCCCGGCGTCGCCGTACGGCGAGTCCAAGCTCATCGGCGAGTGGCTCATCCGCGACCAGGCGATCGCGACCGCCGCGTCGGAGCATGCGCTCCGCTACACCGCGCTGCGCTACTTCAACGTCGTCGGCTCGGGCGACCCCAGCGTCTACGACACCAGCCCCCACAACCTGTTCCCGCTCGTCTTCGAGGCGCTGATCGAGGGGCGCACCCCGCGCATCAACGGCGACGACTACGACACCCCGGACGGCACGAACGTGCGCGACTACGTGCACGTCGCCGACATCGCGGCGGCCCACGTCGCGGCGGCGCAGCGCCTCCTCGCGAACCAGCCGATCGAGCCGGCGTACAACCTCGGCTCGCAGAACGGGCTGAGCGTGCGCGAGATCATGGACGCGATGGCCCGCGTGACCGGGGTCGACTTCACGCCCGAGATCGCCCCGCGCCGCGCCGGTGATCCCGACCGCATCGTCGCCACCGGCGAGCTCGCGGCGCGCGACCTCGACTGGAAGAACCGCTACACGGTGGACGAGATGGTCCGCTCGGGCTGGGAGGCCCGCCGCGCCGCTCGCTGAGCCCGGTCGTCGCTGACCCGAGCGCGACGTGGCACGGCGCAATTCCCGGCGACTCGCCAAAAGGTCCTCATCCACCGCATGCTTCCTGGCGACTCGCCAAGAAGCGCAGCAGAAACCCCAGATCTTGGCGACCCGCCGACGACGCCAGGCGACGCGACACAACCCCCGCTGAGCGCACGTTTGGCGACTCGCCAAGAGACGCAACCAGCACCCGCAGACCATGGCGACTCGCAAGACGCGCCGACGATGTGGCTCCGCGCTCGGCGCACCGGGCGCTCGGCGCGCCGGGCGACGCGGCGCCGGCGAGGTGCGGGCGACGCGGTGCCGCGACGTGCGGGCGACGCGGTGCCGGCGCGGTGCGTGGGCGAAGTCAGCGGGCGGGCGCGGTGCTCGCGCGCACGACGAGCCGCGTCGGCACCGTCTCGAACGCGGCAGGTGCGCCGGCCTCGATTCCGTCGACGAGGGCTGCGACCGCACGCGCGCCGAGGGCGTCGAAGTCCTGGTGCACCGTGGTGAGGGGCGGACGGTAGTCGGCGGCATCCGCCACGTCGTCGAAGCCGACCACGCTCACGTCGCCCGGCACCGCGCGGCCCGCCTCGGCGAACGCGCGCAGGAGGCCGAGCGCCATCTGGTCGTTGGCCGCGAAGACGGCGGTGACGTCGCCATCGACGAGAGCGGATGCCGCGGCGAAACCCGACGCCGAGGTCCAGTCCCCCCGCACCACGGCGGGGACACGCGCACCCGAGGCTTCCAGCGCCTCACGCCAGCCGCGCTCGCGCTCGGCAGCGGCGAACGAGCCCGCGGGGCCGGCCAGATGGTGGACCGTCGCGTGCCCGAGTTGGAGGAGGTGGCCCACGGCCACGCGCGCGCCGCCGGCGTGATCGGTCTCGATGACGCCGAAGCGGTCGTCGCGCGGCGAATCGACCACCACGAGCGTCAGTCCGGCCGCGTGGAGGTCGGCCTCCCGCACCCGCTCGGTGGCCTCGTTCAACACGATCGCGCCGTCGACGCCCTGGTCGGAGAGGCGCTCGAAGGCGTCCGACACGTCGCCGTCGACGCCGAGCGTCACGACGGTGAGGGCGTAGCCGCGGGCGGCTGCGGCATCCGCCACCGCCTGCAGCATGCGGAAGTTGCCGACCGAGGCGAGCGTCGACACGACGAGCCCGATCGTCTGCGTGCGCCCGGTGCGCAGCGCGCGGGCGGCGCGGTGCGGGCGGTAGCCGAGCTCGGCCATGGCCGACTCGATGCGCGTCCGCGTCTCGGGGTCGACGCGGGGGCTCCCGTTGACGACGCGTGACACGGTCTGGCCGGAGACGCCGGCGCGCGCCGCGACATCGGCCATCGAGACCCGTCTCGCCGTCATCTCCCCCGCTTTCCTGCCCCTGAAGGGCCGAGCATGTCCCGGGCGTCAGCTCTGTCGGAACTCCGCATCACTCGTCCATGTTGACGCTAACATAGCGTCGTTGGTAGCGTGTTGACGTGAACACAGCTGAGTTTGGGTCGAACGGCGCCGTCCGCGCCGCCGACATCACGACGCAGACGCTCGGCGCCGGCGTCGTCAAGCGCTCGACGCACCTCGCCGATGGGCGCGAGCTCATCTACTACGACGACCCCGGCACGACGCTCGGCGCCGAGCGGGCGGTCGACGCCCGGGAGCTCGCCCCCCGCCCCGACACCGCGACGATGCGGCGCGATGTGCTGACGGGCGACTGGGTGTCGGTCGCGGCAGCGCGCCAGAACCGCGCGTTCCTTCCGCCGGCCGAGCTCGACCCGCTCGCCCCGCAGACACCGACCAACCCCTCCGAGATCCCGTCGCGCTACGACGTGGCGGTCTTCGAGAACAAGTCGCCGTCGTTCGGCCCGGCACTCGCCGTCGCCCACGGCGACGCACCGGCCGGCACCGACGCTCCGCGCGATCTCGACGACCTCGTCGCTCCCGGACTCGGCCGCACGCGCACGAGCGTCGGTCGCTGCGAGGTCGTGTGCTTCAGCCCCGAGCACTCCGGCTCGTTCGGCTCGCTCACCCCGACCCGGGCGCGCACGATCATCGAGACCTGGGCCGACCGCACGGCCGCACTGTCGGCGCTGCCCGGAGTCGAGCAGGTCTTCCCGTTCGAGAACCGCGGCGAGGCGATCGGCGTGACGCTCCCCCACCCGCACGGGCAGATCTACGCCTACCCGTACATCACGCCGCGCACGACGAGCCTGCTCGCGTCGATCGATCGCGAGGGCCCCGACCTGTTCGCGCGCATCCTCGACTTCGAGCGTGCCGGCGAGCGCGTCATCCTCGAGGGCGAGCACTGGACCGCGTTCGTGCCGTTCGCGGCGCGCTGGCCGATCGAGATCCACCTGCTGCCGCACCGCCACGTCGCCGACTTCGCCGAGACGACGGATGCCGAGCGCGACGAACTCGCACCGCTCTACCTCCGGCTGCTCCGCGGCGTCGACGCGGTCTACGACTCCCCCACTCCCTACATCGCGGCGTGGCACCAGGCGCCCGTGCACCGCGGGCGCGACACCGCACGCCTGCACCTGCAGCTCACGTCGCCGCGCCGCGCGGCCGACAAGCTCAAGTACCTCGCCGGATCCGAGGCCGCCATGGGCGCCTGGATCGGCGACATCCCACCAGAGACGGCCGCCGCAAGGCTGCGCGAGGCCGTCGCGTCCGTTCCCGAGGAGACCCTGTGACCGCCACCGACACCCGCACCGCCGAAGCCGCCCGCGCGCTCTTCGCCGAGCGTTTCGGCATCGAGCCCGTCGGCACCTGGTCGGCCCCCGGCCGCGTGAACCTCATCGGCGAGCACACCGACTACAACGACGGGTTCGTGCTGCCGTTCGCGATCCAGCACCGCACCCACGTCGCCCTCGCGCCGCGCACCGACGGCCTGTTCCGCGTGCGCGTCGCGTCGACGTTCGACGACACGACGGCCCAGGTCGAACTGGGCGAACTCGACGCGCTGTTCCCCGGCCGGCGCGACGACGTCCCGGAGTGGGCCCGCTATCCCCTGGGCGTGGCGTGGGCGCTGCTGGCGGCATCCGGTAGCGATCCTTCCACCGTCACCGGCGTCGACCTCGCGTTCGCCTCGAACGTGCCCATCGGCGCCGGCCTGTCGTCGTCGGCGGCGATCGAAGGTGCGACCGCCGTCGCCCTCGCCGAGACGTGGGGCGTCGACCTCGACCGGGTCGCGCTCGCGAAGGTCGGCCGCCGCGCCGAGAACGAGGCCGTCGGCGCGCCCACCGGCATCATGGACCAGATGGCGTCGCTGCTCGGCCGCGCCGACGCCGCGATCTTCCTGGACTGCCGCTCACTCGACGCGCAGGTGATCGATCTCGGCTTCGCGGACGCCGGCCTCGAGCTCGTCGTCATCGACACCGGCGTGAAGCACTCGCACGCGACCGGAGGCTACGGCGAGCGCCGCGCGGCATGCGAGCGGGGCGCCGCAGCGCTCGGCGTTCCCGCGCTGCGCGACGTGACGCCCGCCGACCTGCCGCGCCTCGCCCAGCTCGTCGACGACGTGACCTTCCGCCGCGTCCGCCACGTCGTGACCGAGAACCAGCGCGTGCTCGACACCGTCCGCACCCTGCGCGAGCACGGGCCCGCCGCGATCGGCGACCTGCTCGTCGCCTCGCACGCGTCGATGCGCGACGACTTCGAGATCTCGGTGCCCGAGCTCGACACGGCGGTCGAGGCCGCGCTCTCGGCCGGGGCCGTCGGGGCGCGCATGACCGGCGGCGGCTTCGGCGGCGCCGCGATCGCGCTGGTGTCGCACGACCGTGTGCAGGCGGTGACGGATGCCGCCACCGCCGCGTTCGCCGCGGCGGGGTTCGCTGCACCGACGATCTTCACGGTGACCCCCTCCGCCGGCGCGGCCCGCGACTGAGCTTCTCCGCCCGAGATTCCGGAAGGTCCGGGGCGTTTCGTCTCGCTCGTTCCTCGCTCGCTCAACGACCGGGTTCTCGATCGCTCAATGGCGGGCTCCTCGATCGCTCGACGACAGCGCGCGTGGTTCGGTCGTTGAGCGAGGGAGCGCCAGCGACCGAGACGAAACGCCCCGAGTGCGGCGCCGACACTCCATGGCTGAACGCCTTGTGAACGCTCGCGACGCACCTGCGCAAGGACTGGCGATGACGGATGCCGCGGCCTAGCGTCGAACCCAGGGCCGCGGCATCCGTTCGCGGCGCGGAAGGAGCGATCGTGGCGTACATCACCGTCGGAACCGAGAACTCGGTCGACGTCGACCTCTACTACACCGACCAAGGGCCCTCCGATGCCCAGCCGGTGGTGCTGATCCACGGCTTCCCGTTGAACGGCGAGTCGTGGGGCAAGCAGCAGGCCGCGCTGCTCGATGGCGGGTTTCGGGTGATCGCGTACGACCGCCGCGGGTTCGGCGCGTCGACGAAGGCGGGGACGGGCTACGACTACGACACGTTCGCGGCCGACCTGCATGCGCTCATCGAAGACCTCGACCTGCGCGACGCGGTGCTCGTGGGCTTCTCGATGGGCACCGGCGAGATCGCCCGCTACCTCTCGCGCTACGGCAGCGGCCGCATCGCCAAGGCGGCGTTCCTCGGCTCGCTCGAGCCGTACCTGCTGAAGACCGACGACAACCCCGACGGAGCGGGTCCGCAGGAGTTCTTCGACGGCATCGCCCAATCGGTGCGCGACGACCGCTACGCGTTCATCACCGGGTTCCTGAAGGACTTCTACAACCTCGACGACAGCCTCGGCACTCGCATCTCGCAGGAGGCCGTGGACGCCAGCGCGCAGGTGGCGAACCTCGCCGGCAACACGGCGATCGCCGCCGCACCGCTGACGTGGCCGACGGACTTCCGGGCCGACATCGGCGCCGTCGACGTGCCGGCGCTCATCCTCCACGGCACCGCCGACAACATCCTGCCGATCGACGTCACCGCGCGCCGGTTCAAGGAGCTCCTGCCCGACGCGACGTACGTCGAACTCGAGGGCGCCCCGCACGGGCTCCTGTGGACGCACGGCGCCGAGGTCAACGAGGCCCTGCTGGCGTTCCTCCACAGCTGACCGCACGACGCGACGGATGCCCCGGCACCAGGTGCCGGGGCATCCGTCGTTCCGGCGTCAGGAGTGCACGCGGCGGCGGCGCAGCACGACCGCGAACGCGCCCGCGGCGATGAGGGCGGCGGCGAGCCCGGCGGTCGCTGCCAGCCCCGAGCCGTCGGCCCCGGTTGCGGCCAGGGGGCCGGTCACGGTCACCTCGGTCCAGCCGATCACGTTGCCGTCGGCGTCCAGCACGACCAGGCGGTGCTCGCCCGGGGCGACGCCCGCGGGCAGGGTCACCGTCACCGTGCCTGCGGCGCTCACCACGTGGGCACCGAGCAGGATCGGGGTCGAGTGCAGCCACACCCACACGGTGTCGCCGGCGTACTGCGTGCCCACCGAGAGCGTCACCGTCTGCCCGGGCGCCGCCGTGGTGGGTGCGTCGACCGACCCGCGGGTCGGGTCGGTGAGCTGCCCGTCCGCCACCGGTCCGGGAGTTGCGGGCGCACCCGGGGTCGGGGTGGGACCGCCCGGCGCACCGGGCTCACCCGGCTCACCCGGGCCACCGGTCGACGGGCACGGCAGGGTGCCCGCACGCAGCGAGTGGCCGTCGGTGTCGCCGTCGTCCGCCCACACGACCTCCTGGAAGCCCTCCGCGCACGTGGACGCGGGCGCCACGGCCATGCCCTCGTTGTTCAGGTTCGCCATCCCGGCCGGCCGCACATAGGAGTGCGCGACGTCGAAGTCGCCGTCGACCACGGTCAGGAGGTTGTAGACGCCGCCGCAGCCGTCGTCGCACAGCGCCCACAGCGCCCCACGATCCGAGTCGTACGCGACATCCATCGACCACGGCAGGCCGGAGCTCTCGACCTTCACCTCGACCGGTGCCGCACCGGCGGCGAGCGAGAGGAAGTGCAGTGCGCCCGTGGCCTCGACGGCCGTCACGAACAGGCCGGGCGTGGCATGGGCGGCAGCCGCGTAGGGGACGCCGTCGACCATCCAGCCGGACTGGACCAGGAACCCATCGGGCACGTAGGTGATGCCTTCGAGCCCGAGGTTCGTGCCGGTCGACACGAAGCCGTTCACGTCCCACTCGTGGGTCGCGACGAGCTCGGTCGTGGCCGGCGTCACGGCACCCACGTCGAAGCGGGCGACCTTGTTGTACGACGTGGACTTGGCGCGACCGTTGTCGCGCTCGGAGGTGATGTAGGCGGCGCCGTCCGGGCCGATCGTCACTCCCTCGGCATCCAGTTCGCCGCCCCCGTCGGCGAAGCGGAGCGGAAGGCCACCGTCCCACTCGGGGAACGCCGCGTACACGCCGTCGACCTTGTGCATCTTGAAGAGGCGGCCCTTGTTCATGACGACCCAGAGGGTGCTCGGGTCAGCCGGATCGAAGGCCGCGCCCGACACATCGCCCTCGTCGTTCGCGTCGAGGTCGGTGAAGGCGTCGACCGCGTCCACGACCGACACTTCGGCCGCGCCGGGCCACGCCTCGGTGACGAGCCCGGGGCACGCGTTCGCCGCACCCCAGGTCGCGGTCGGGGTCTCGATATACGAGACGGTGCCGAACAGGTCGCACCGGCTGTACGAGGCGATGCCGTCCTCGTACCAGGTGTGGGCGACCACGCTCGCGCCGTCGACGGCCCGGCGGATGGTGAGCGAGTCGGCGCTGTCGAGGCCGACGATGTCCTCGCCGACGTAGAAGGCGCCGGCCGCGACCGTCGTGTTCGCGGGAACGGTGTGCACCACCCCGCCGTCGGAGTCGACCAGCTCCCAGCCCGAGATGTCCGCCGTCTCCGCACCGGTGTTGAGCAGCTCCGCCTTGCCGCCGACGTTGGAGACCTCGTTGAGCACGACCGCCGTGGTGAGGCGCCGCGACTTCGTCTCGCACGACGAGCTGTTGTCCTGTCCGAAGCTGTTCGCGGTCACGCGCCAGAAGTCGTCGGACGCGTCGGGGCATGCGGCGAACGCGCGCGCGTCGGACTCGTACGTGTCCGACACGCCGCCGTCGCCGTCACCGTACGCCTGCTGGTCGATCAGCTGGCGGGTGGCCGCGTCGGCGCCGGGGCCGTACAGCTTCACGGCGTCGCCCTCGCCCGAAAGGCCCTTCTTCGAGCTGAAGGCGACGTAGCCGCCGGCGGGGATGATCCACGAGCCGGCCGGCTCGAACGAATCGCCGTCCCACACCTTGAGGTCCGCCAGGGTCAGCGGCGAGGCGCCCGTGGCCGCACCGCTGTCGGTCTGGTGCCAGCCTTCGATGGTGACGTCGTGGGAGCCGGTGTTGACCAGCTCGACGGCGTCGCCGAAGCCCGGATTGCCCGGGTCGTCGTCGTTGAGCGAGGCGATCTCGTTGATCTCGATGTCGTCCCAGTTCGGGTCGAGCGCCGGCGCGGGCGTCGGTGTCGGCGTCGGTCCCGGCGTCACCGTGCACACGTCGGCGGCGGCCGGGCTCGGCGTCGTGGCCTGGAAGGCGCCGACCCCGTCGGCGCAGCGGCCCCACGTGGTCGCGTGGACGCCGGCCGGCCACGTGGCGGTGTCGACGAGGGTCGCGGAGTCCGGCAGATAGAGGTTGGCCTCGTCGCCCTTGCCGAATCCGGCCGCGGTGTAGTCGAGCCTCACGAAGCCGCCGGGCTGGACGGTGGTGCCGGCTGCGATCGGCTGAAGGTGGGTGGCGTCGTCGAGGCGGGCGTTGTCGGAGAGCAGCCAGCCCGAGATGTCGACGGCGCTGCTGCCGGTGTTCGTCAGCTCGATCCAGTCCTCGGGGTCGGAGCTGACCTCATTGATGCGGATCTGGTCGCCTACCGTCGCCGACGCGGGCGCCGCCGCGAACACGGTGAGCGGGACGAAGCCGATGAGCGCGGCCAGGGCGGCCGCGATGGCGCGGTGATGCGTGTGCACGGGGGGTTCCTCGCGAGTCGTGCCGGCCCCAGACCGGCAT from Microbacterium sp. ProA8 includes these protein-coding regions:
- a CDS encoding ThuA domain-containing protein — translated: MDSAETQPERPRATIATGTGRYADPWHPFPETSARIAAALRDDGWDVTNDDDVDHALAHLEGVDLLVVNAGDPWRHGDVELEHFADPAADAGLTAAIARGMGIVAVHASLSTLRDHPAWREAIGGEWEPGRSWHPPIADTHVRIVDASHPVSNGMPGIDVFDERYSDLAVDDGARVLAEHDVDGTAHAAVWAREQPTRAVVSSLGHDARAYDSPELVALIQRAARWAARL
- the galE gene encoding UDP-glucose 4-epimerase GalE; its protein translation is MTWLVTGGAGYIGAHIVRALAGAGLTPVVIDDLSSGHATFVPETVAFVRGSILDRELVERTLREHAVDGVIHLAGFKYAGVSVQRPLHTYAQNVEGTRVLLEAMQAADVANLVFSSSAAVYGTPDVPLVTEDLPKRPASPYGESKLIGEWLIRDQAIATAASEHALRYTALRYFNVVGSGDPSVYDTSPHNLFPLVFEALIEGRTPRINGDDYDTPDGTNVRDYVHVADIAAAHVAAAQRLLANQPIEPAYNLGSQNGLSVREIMDAMARVTGVDFTPEIAPRRAGDPDRIVATGELAARDLDWKNRYTVDEMVRSGWEARRAAR
- a CDS encoding LacI family DNA-binding transcriptional regulator, with amino-acid sequence MTARRVSMADVAARAGVSGQTVSRVVNGSPRVDPETRTRIESAMAELGYRPHRAARALRTGRTQTIGLVVSTLASVGNFRMLQAVADAAAARGYALTVVTLGVDGDVSDAFERLSDQGVDGAIVLNEATERVREADLHAAGLTLVVVDSPRDDRFGVIETDHAGGARVAVGHLLQLGHATVHHLAGPAGSFAAAERERGWREALEASGARVPAVVRGDWTSASGFAAASALVDGDVTAVFAANDQMALGLLRAFAEAGRAVPGDVSVVGFDDVADAADYRPPLTTVHQDFDALGARAVAALVDGIEAGAPAAFETVPTRLVVRASTAPAR
- the galT gene encoding galactose-1-phosphate uridylyltransferase, giving the protein MTTQTLGAGVVKRSTHLADGRELIYYDDPGTTLGAERAVDARELAPRPDTATMRRDVLTGDWVSVAAARQNRAFLPPAELDPLAPQTPTNPSEIPSRYDVAVFENKSPSFGPALAVAHGDAPAGTDAPRDLDDLVAPGLGRTRTSVGRCEVVCFSPEHSGSFGSLTPTRARTIIETWADRTAALSALPGVEQVFPFENRGEAIGVTLPHPHGQIYAYPYITPRTTSLLASIDREGPDLFARILDFERAGERVILEGEHWTAFVPFAARWPIEIHLLPHRHVADFAETTDAERDELAPLYLRLLRGVDAVYDSPTPYIAAWHQAPVHRGRDTARLHLQLTSPRRAADKLKYLAGSEAAMGAWIGDIPPETAAARLREAVASVPEETL
- the galK gene encoding galactokinase, with the translated sequence MTATDTRTAEAARALFAERFGIEPVGTWSAPGRVNLIGEHTDYNDGFVLPFAIQHRTHVALAPRTDGLFRVRVASTFDDTTAQVELGELDALFPGRRDDVPEWARYPLGVAWALLAASGSDPSTVTGVDLAFASNVPIGAGLSSSAAIEGATAVALAETWGVDLDRVALAKVGRRAENEAVGAPTGIMDQMASLLGRADAAIFLDCRSLDAQVIDLGFADAGLELVVIDTGVKHSHATGGYGERRAACERGAAALGVPALRDVTPADLPRLAQLVDDVTFRRVRHVVTENQRVLDTVRTLREHGPAAIGDLLVASHASMRDDFEISVPELDTAVEAALSAGAVGARMTGGGFGGAAIALVSHDRVQAVTDAATAAFAAAGFAAPTIFTVTPSAGAARD
- a CDS encoding alpha/beta hydrolase, translating into MAYITVGTENSVDVDLYYTDQGPSDAQPVVLIHGFPLNGESWGKQQAALLDGGFRVIAYDRRGFGASTKAGTGYDYDTFAADLHALIEDLDLRDAVLVGFSMGTGEIARYLSRYGSGRIAKAAFLGSLEPYLLKTDDNPDGAGPQEFFDGIAQSVRDDRYAFITGFLKDFYNLDDSLGTRISQEAVDASAQVANLAGNTAIAAAPLTWPTDFRADIGAVDVPALILHGTADNILPIDVTARRFKELLPDATYVELEGAPHGLLWTHGAEVNEALLAFLHS
- a CDS encoding lamin tail domain-containing protein, with the translated sequence MHTHHRAIAAALAALIGFVPLTVFAAAPASATVGDQIRINEVSSDPEDWIELTNTGSSAVDISGWLLSDNARLDDATHLQPIAAGTTVQPGGFVRLDYTAAGFGKGDEANLYLPDSATLVDTATWPAGVHATTWGRCADGVGAFQATTPSPAAADVCTVTPGPTPTPTPAPALDPNWDDIEINEIASLNDDDPGNPGFGDAVELVNTGSHDVTIEGWHQTDSGAATGASPLTLADLKVWDGDSFEPAGSWIIPAGGYVAFSSKKGLSGEGDAVKLYGPGADAATRQLIDQQAYGDGDGGVSDTYESDARAFAACPDASDDFWRVTANSFGQDNSSSCETKSRRLTTAVVLNEVSNVGGKAELLNTGAETADISGWELVDSDGGVVHTVPANTTVAAGAFYVGEDIVGLDSADSLTIRRAVDGASVVAHTWYEDGIASYSRCDLFGTVSYIETPTATWGAANACPGLVTEAWPGAAEVSVVDAVDAFTDLDANDEGDVSGAAFDPADPSTLWVVMNKGRLFKMHKVDGVYAAFPEWDGGLPLRFADGGGELDAEGVTIGPDGAAYITSERDNGRAKSTSYNKVARFDVGAVTPATTELVATHEWDVNGFVSTGTNLGLEGITYVPDGFLVQSGWMVDGVPYAAAAHATPGLFVTAVEATGALHFLSLAAGAAPVEVKVESSGLPWSMDVAYDSDRGALWALCDDGCGGVYNLLTVVDGDFDVAHSYVRPAGMANLNNEGMAVAPASTCAEGFQEVVWADDGDTDGHSLRAGTLPCPSTGGPGEPGEPGAPGGPTPTPGAPATPGPVADGQLTDPTRGSVDAPTTAAPGQTVTLSVGTQYAGDTVWVWLHSTPILLGAHVVSAAGTVTVTLPAGVAPGEHRLVVLDADGNVIGWTEVTVTGPLAATGADGSGLAATAGLAAALIAAGAFAVVLRRRRVHS